A region from the Lolium perenne isolate Kyuss_39 chromosome 4, Kyuss_2.0, whole genome shotgun sequence genome encodes:
- the LOC127348393 gene encoding uncharacterized protein — MGLCVSCDAAADGAMTARVVLPSGELREYSQPATAAVALEEVGHGKQGWFLCDADAMGLHGSVAAVPGADELRPGQIYFVLPAEMLHRSVTLEEVAALAVKASSALVKASSAGGRRRRGSVVPLVFEPSEEDYSDDSVMTIVAAKQAVVQKRVVACRGGRSPTRFSPDLTAIPESE, encoded by the coding sequence ATGGGTCTCTGCGTGTCGTGCGATGCCGCGGCAGACGGCGCCATGACCGCGAGGGTGGTGCTGCCCAGCGGCGAGCTCCGGGAGTACTCTCAGCCGGCCACCGCGGCAGTGGCGCTCGAGGAGGTCGGCCACGGCAAGCAGGGGTGGTTCCTCTGCGACGCCGACGCGATGGGGCTCCATGGCTCCGTCGCCGCGGTTCCCGGCGCCGACGAGCTTCGGCCGGGGCAGATCTACTTCGTGCTCCCGGCCGAGATGCTGCACCGCAGCGTCACCCTCgaggaggtggccgcgctcgCCGTCAAGGCCAGCTCCGCCCTCGTCAAGGCCTCGTCTGCCGGCGGCCGGCGCCGACGAGGCTCGGTCGTGCCACTCGTGTTTGAACCGTCGGAGGAAGATTACTCCGACGATTCGGTGATGACCATCGTCGCGGCGAAGCAGGCCGTGGTCCAGAAGCGGGTGGTGGCGTGCCGCGGCGGGAGGTCGCCGACGAGATTCTCTCCCGACTTGACCGCCATCCCGGAGAGTGAGTAG